Proteins encoded by one window of Salvia splendens isolate huo1 chromosome 5, SspV2, whole genome shotgun sequence:
- the LOC121803232 gene encoding ER lumen protein-retaining receptor erd-2.2-like, translated as MRRPKRPIQSLAAWVRRQPSKVKAFLAIITGMTTLFTLRAIVNDHDNLFVAAEAVHSIGISVLIYKLMKEKTCAGLSLKSQELTAIFLAVRLYCSFVMEYDIHTVLDLATLATTLWVIYMIRFKLTSSYMADKDNFMQHYVLAPCAVLALVIRPSTSHHLINRIFWAFCVYLEAVSVLPQLRVMQNTKIVEPFTAHYVFALGVARFLSCAHWVLQVVDSRGHLIVALGYGLWPSMVLISEIVQTFILADFCYYYIESVFGGQLVLRLPSGVV; from the exons ATGAGGCGACCGAAGAGGCCGATCCAGTCCCTGGCGGCGTGGGTGCGGCGGCAACCATCGAAGGTGAAGGCGTTTCTCGCCATTATCACCGGCATGACGACGCTCTTTACCCTCCGCGCTATTGTGAACGATCACGATAATCTATTTGTTGCTGCGGAAGCTGTCCACTCGATTGGAATTTCCGTTCTTATTTATAAATTGATGAAGGAGAAGACATGCGCTG GACTGTCACTCAAATCGCAGGAGCTAACAGCAATCTTTTTGGCTGTTAGATTGTATTGCAGCTTTGTTATGGAATATGACATACATACTGTGCTCGACCTGGCTACCCTGGCTACTACCTTGTGGGTTATTTATATGATCAGATTTAAATTGACGTCAAGTTATATGGCAGATAAAGACAATTTTATGCAACACTACGTG CTGGCCCCTTGTGCTGTTTTAGCTTTAGTGATTCGCCCATCTACGTCACACCACCTAATTAACAGGATTTTCTGGGCTTTTTGTGTGTATCTTGAAGCTGTTTCTGTGCTACCGCAACTGCGTGTCATGCAAAACACCAAG ATTGTTGAACCCTTCACAGCTCATTATGTTTTTGCATTGGGTGTTGCGAGGTTCTTGAGCTGTGCTCACTGGGTCCTTCAG GTTGTGGACAGTCGAGGTCATCTCATCGTGGCACTGGGTTACGGTCTTTGGCCATCAATGGTTCTTATTTCTGAAATTGTTCAAACTTTCATTCTTGCTGATTTTTGTTATTACTATATCGAAAG CGTTTTTGGTGGTCAGCTTGTGTTACGCCTTCCTTCTGGAGTGGTCTAA